The following proteins are co-located in the Triticum aestivum cultivar Chinese Spring chromosome 1A, IWGSC CS RefSeq v2.1, whole genome shotgun sequence genome:
- the LOC123058087 gene encoding protein BUD31 homolog 2 isoform X2 produces MTDWVGLGAALPNGHARPPAPAKIQHNFPPPRPVVGPSPPNTAPLHRSAAARSMPKIKTSRVKYPEGWELIEPTLRDLEAKMREAENDTHDGKRKCEALWPIFRISHQKSRYIYDLYYRRKEIKKELYEFCLDQGYADKNLIAKWKKVMSVSAASAAYRHETTTLQPPASAGSPSTSGKRR; encoded by the exons ATGACTGACTGGGTTGGACTTGGGGCTGCCCTCCCCAACGGCCACGCTAGACCGCCCGCTCCTGCCAAGATCCAACACAACTTTCCGCCCCCTCGTCCGGTCGTCGGGCCGTCGCCGCCGAACACCGCCCCCCTCCACCGAAGCGCGGCAGCTCGAAG CATGCCTAAGATAAAGACGAGCCGTGTGAAGTATCCTGAAGGATGGGAGCTTATTGAACCAACTCTCCGTGATTTGGAAGCCAAAATGAGAGAAG CTGAGAATGATACACATGATGGGAAGAGGAAGTGTGAGGCTCTCTGGCCAATCTTCCGTATTTCTCACCAAAAGAGCCGTTATATATATGATCTCTACTATCGAAGGAAGGAGATAAAAAAGGAGCtgtatgagttttgcttggaccaAGGTTATGCAGACAAAAATCTGATTGCTAAGTGGAAAAAG GTTATGAGCGTCTCTGCTGCCTCCGCTGCATACAGACACGAGACCACAACTTTGCAACCACCTGCGTCTGCAGGGTCCCCAAGCACCTCAGGGAAGAGACGGTGA
- the LOC123058110 gene encoding uncharacterized protein produces MAADATTAMTIDFLRARLLSERSVSRAAKDRADQLANRVAELEEQLRAVTAQRREAERAAAEVLAILDSQGFGRFSDAADSGSDDDGAGGAPEAPGHGGGGGEAEDALSGSELGGPAGAPRPGGLSWKGRAASPGADRRHPHLKARQRHGHGHRRSYFYLLAADSSPKYQPGQSCRKIRRKEPRLQTEGGDGKGNAAEGLEEDQIKSDCTDEQHDLDDEVGQDGRGSCGGSEYEKGGEMERVLENQAALIGQYEAQENAQREWEKKFNGSRDSTSDDVDRDNKLNQNVKAWGQRGRAAQIMNRELVGEEARSRDKRDLSGINSPSECLLNESAFGLSTNAPNVSTIGKCEGPDNDFERATAVVASVDDELRARKDEIVHKSYTEIIEGSVNNLGRPASSPQKGYHSSPNAVHNKGQGDGNSDSGSSYHGNARSYEHYVTTPSLGSPLSDTPKSKVSEWSSSCFHNHTDNQIDMQPPPSDDVGGVLEALQRAKMSLREKLGRASPPRQDMLALPAPEDHYTDDDLQVNDTELPLCMSQRLSQEILALPASEDYLSRISLAGDDAKVPVGPAGLFRLPTDSFPQNEAYSADGYASRFSLTSSRQAVFSRNPASHIMLTSSRPQYGSGFSPNPYYDLHNSM; encoded by the exons ATGGCGGCGGACGCGACCACGGCCATgaccatcgacttcctccgcgcGCGCCTCCTCTCCGAGCGCTCCGTCTCCCGCGCCGCCAAGGACCGCGCCGACCAGCTCGCCAACCGG GTCGCGGAGCTGGAGGAGCAGCTCCGGGCGGTGACGGCCCAGCGCCGGGAGGCGGAGCGGGCCGCCGCGGAGGTGCTCGCCATCCTCGACTCCCAGGGCTTCGGCCGTTTCTCCGATGCCGCAGATTCCGGCTCCGACgacgacggcgccggcggcgcccccgaggcccccggccacgggggcggcggcggggaggcggaggaCGCGCTGTCGGGCTCGGAGCTCGGAGGCCCGGCCGGGGCGCCTCGGCCCGGGGGCCTCTCCTGGAAGGGCCGCGCCGCCAGCCCTGGCGCGGACAGGCGCCACCCGCATCTCAAAGCCAGGCAGCGGCACGGCCATGGCCACAGGAGGAGCTACTTTTACTTGCTCGCCGCGGATTCCTCGCCCAAGTACCAGCCGGGCCAGTCCTGCCGGAAGATCCGGAGGAAGGAGCCGAG GTTGCAGACTGAAGGTGGGGATGGCAAGGGCAATGCTGCCGAGGGTCTGGAGGAGGACCAGATAAAATCCGATTGCACCGATGAGCAACATGATTTGGATGATGAGGTGGGCCAAGACGGGCGAGGTTCCTGTGGTGGTAGTGAGTATGAGAAGGGTGGGGAGATGGAGAGAGTCCTCGAGAATCAGGCTGCGCTGATTGGGCAGTATGAGGCACAAGAAAATGCTCAGAGGGAGTGGGAGAAGAAATTCAATGGGAGCAGAGATTCAACTTCG GATGATGTTGACCGAGATAATAAGTTAAATCAGAATGTAAAAGCTTGGGGACAGAGGGGCAGAGCTGCTCAGATTATGAATAGAGAACTAGTTGGTGAAGAGGCACGATCAAGAGATAAAAGAGATCTCTCTGGAATCAACAGTCCATCGGAGTGTTTATTGAACGAATCGGCCTTTGGCTTGTCCACAAATGCTCCAAATGTAAGCACTATTGGGAAGTGTGAAGGACCTGATAATGATTTCGAGCGGGCTACTGCAGTAGTTGCTTCAGTTGATGATGAATTGCGTGCTAGGAAGGATGAGATAGTACATAAAAGTTATACTGAAATTATTGAAGGGAGTGTGAATAATCTTGGAAGACCAGCTTCTTCACCACAAAAAGGCTATCATAGCAGCCCAAATGCAGTACATAATAAAGGTCAAGGAGACGGGAATTCAGACAGTGGTTCCAGCTACCATGGCAACGCTCGCTCTTATGAGCACTATGTAACCACACCATCACTTGGAAGTCCTTTAAGTGATACCCCTAAAAGCAAAGTGTCTGAATGGAGCTCGTCATGCTTTCATAACCATACCGATAACCAGATTGACATGCAGCCACCCCCAAGTGATGACGTGGGAGGTGTTCTAGAGGCCCTTCAACGTGCCAAGATGTCCCTCAGGGAAAAACTGGGCAGGGCAAGTCCACCCAGGCAAGACATGTTGGCACTTCCAGCACCAGAGGATCACTACACAGATGATGATTTGCAAGTCAACGACACAGAACTTCCACTTTGCATGTCACAACGGCTTAGCCAGGAAATATTGGCACTGCCAGCATCAGAAGACTACCTTAGCAGGATCAGTTTAGCAGGTGATGATGCAAAGGTACCAGTTGGCCCTGCTGGCTTGTTCCGGTTGCCGACAGACTCGTTTCCCCAAAACGAGGCGTATTCTGCTGATGGCTATGCCTCAAGGTTCAGTTTGACATCAAGTCGGCAGGCCGTCTTTTCAAGAAACCCTGCTAGTCATATCATGTTAACTTCATCCCGCCCCCAGTATGGTTCTGGTTTCTCACCGAATCCGTATTACGATCTTCATAATTCAATGTAG
- the LOC123058087 gene encoding protein BUD31 homolog 2 isoform X3: MPKIKTSRVKYPEGWELIEPTLRDLEAKMREAENDTHDGKRKCEALWPIFRISHQKSRYIYDLYYRRKEIKKELYEFCLDQGYADKNLIAKWKKPGYERLCCLRCIQTRDHNFATTCVCRVPKHLREETVIECVHCGCKGCASGD; the protein is encoded by the exons ATGCCTAAGATAAAGACGAGCCGTGTGAAGTATCCTGAAGGATGGGAGCTTATTGAACCAACTCTCCGTGATTTGGAAGCCAAAATGAGAGAAG CTGAGAATGATACACATGATGGGAAGAGGAAGTGTGAGGCTCTCTGGCCAATCTTCCGTATTTCTCACCAAAAGAGCCGTTATATATATGATCTCTACTATCGAAGGAAGGAGATAAAAAAGGAGCtgtatgagttttgcttggaccaAGGTTATGCAGACAAAAATCTGATTGCTAAGTGGAAAAAG CCAGGTTATGAGCGTCTCTGCTGCCTCCGCTGCATACAGACACGAGACCACAACTTTGCAACCACCTGCGTCTGCAGGGTCCCCAAGCACCTCAGGGAAGAGACGGTGATAGAATGTGTCCACTGCGGATGCAAGGGGTGTGCCAGCGGCGATTGA
- the LOC123058087 gene encoding protein BUD31 homolog 2 isoform X1, translating into MTDWVGLGAALPNGHARPPAPAKIQHNFPPPRPVVGPSPPNTAPLHRSAAARSMPKIKTSRVKYPEGWELIEPTLRDLEAKMREAENDTHDGKRKCEALWPIFRISHQKSRYIYDLYYRRKEIKKELYEFCLDQGYADKNLIAKWKKPGYERLCCLRCIQTRDHNFATTCVCRVPKHLREETVIECVHCGCKGCASGD; encoded by the exons ATGACTGACTGGGTTGGACTTGGGGCTGCCCTCCCCAACGGCCACGCTAGACCGCCCGCTCCTGCCAAGATCCAACACAACTTTCCGCCCCCTCGTCCGGTCGTCGGGCCGTCGCCGCCGAACACCGCCCCCCTCCACCGAAGCGCGGCAGCTCGAAG CATGCCTAAGATAAAGACGAGCCGTGTGAAGTATCCTGAAGGATGGGAGCTTATTGAACCAACTCTCCGTGATTTGGAAGCCAAAATGAGAGAAG CTGAGAATGATACACATGATGGGAAGAGGAAGTGTGAGGCTCTCTGGCCAATCTTCCGTATTTCTCACCAAAAGAGCCGTTATATATATGATCTCTACTATCGAAGGAAGGAGATAAAAAAGGAGCtgtatgagttttgcttggaccaAGGTTATGCAGACAAAAATCTGATTGCTAAGTGGAAAAAG CCAGGTTATGAGCGTCTCTGCTGCCTCCGCTGCATACAGACACGAGACCACAACTTTGCAACCACCTGCGTCTGCAGGGTCCCCAAGCACCTCAGGGAAGAGACGGTGATAGAATGTGTCCACTGCGGATGCAAGGGGTGTGCCAGCGGCGATTGA